From a single Plasmodium yoelii strain 17X genome assembly, chromosome: 9 genomic region:
- a CDS encoding DEAD/DEAH box helicase, putative, translating into MKEKLITVWRQNIMLKRPVKFILHLKENRYIRTRRQSNVILSNDNASVENNGSVESNRNGEQNIYKEMTKRLYKKYNYYEIGSNPNNINKNCKQNYSYINELNIHKMLLLGLKKLNIAKLNDMQINTFLTIQQGKDVLLNYPDGSGKTLAYILPILNNIYFIHDYLEKIILDYHENSSISQNYKSNNKFNIYEKMGKYLLNYSYYKNNAILEDNTIQVHKKMNKKENYNFNLVPKNFENNLLNQNDDNSCKFSKKYGRHSKKNNSQKNEPILNQINCQNVDLNNISIMNKLIEIIKINNINLSNLNSLEKNKSELQILNSILKSGKLEKKNNVISPNNVNSPNDVNIYEQTYRYLIQNPLQMNKTVIIITINKDNITQIISFIKKIDILNRINIQTLNDIPFVDIEKNIEKEKINDNTLEPKNNDNTLEPKNNDNTLEPKNNDNTLEPKNNDNNYNQFNVGNLQVENINYLNNPVLCNKEIMWLVSDILITTPDIFLNSYKNNGFKKNSKETIIPSIIIFDEVDMLFQNNAYRNTIMNIFQIIKKRPEIYNPHINISEQNIENINKEIDKILLNNSKDKKNELKIDTNISQNNTLKNNEQSFIQLIFISSTLPSVGHTTVGSMLNERFSNLVDIVSCLNYKIPKNIQTQWIELNKEKIINLYLFNTQDKNNKIEQNLQDLSLSNKINQLENYSFEHRLDILIYILKKYHELTMEHIKNGQKVKEKNLNKFELIYKFPIYKTIIFVNNIKDCFKIYNFLKKHNWPVYIFHKNLSINSRIQSLHNFSNATIGILITTDLLSRGIDTKNVDHIINFHFPSDVITYIHRLSKINRLNSDIKNLKLKKNNITSSQDRLFLVTNLISSTNIQLANSIKNFDNNNISLLSLFSRKKSFKMKNKRKDSETDANKKYIDVDSIQNIELDINDTKFNQMLQIIPNEKDKKSKTSTIFPSTNQQNNISKCEKNDYCHKIETYSNSSTTDTTTSSYSIDSKNQQIQAPFTMFSLNQDEYKSDDESDEECFEKNDANSKYNIYQNIISDVKRPYKESHNFSNKYSERKNNKFPSWDNVQFDHQKYVIERFKNKECHLMGQVKRGKLILNNFESNNNDDELLF; encoded by the coding sequence atgaaagaaaaattaataacaGTATGGAGACAAAACATTATGTTGAAGCGTCCAGTCAAGTTTATTTTGCATTTGAAGGAAAATAGATACATTCGAACCCGTAGGCAATCAAATGTGATTCTAAGCAACGATAATGCAAGTGTGGAAAATAATGGAAGTGTGGAGAGTAATAGAAATGgtgaacaaaatatatacaaagaAATGACCAAAAGgctatataaaaaatataactattATGAAATTGGAAGCAACCCAAAtaacattaacaaaaattGTAAACAAAATTATTCTTATATAAACGAATTAAATATCCataaaatgttattattaggattaaaaaaattaaatattgcAAAACTTAATGATATGCAAATTAACACTTTTCTAACTATTCAACAAGGGAAAGATGTCCTTTTAAATTATCCTGATGGGTCAGGAAAAACGTTAGCTTATATTTTGccaattttaaataatatttattttattcatgattatttagaaaaaataattttagacTATCACGAAAATAGTTCAATTtcacaaaattataaatcaaataataaatttaacatatatgaaaaaatgggaaaatatTTGCTTAATTATtcttattataaaaataatgccATTTTAGAAGACAACACTATTCaagtacataaaaaaatgaataaaaaagaaaattataattttaatttagttccaaaaaattttgaaaataatctACTAAatcaaaatgatgataatagttgtaaattttccaaaaaatatGGTAGACattccaaaaaaaataattcccAAAAAAACGAACCTATTTTGAATCAAATAAATTGTCAAAATGtagatttaaataatattagtattatgaacaaattaattgaaatcataaaaataaataatatcaatTTAAGCAATTTGAATAGtcttgaaaaaaataaaagtgagTTACAAATATTGAATAGTATCTTAAAAAGTggaaaattagaaaaaaaaaataacgtAATTTCGCCAAACAATGTAAATTCGCCAAAcgatgtaaatatatatgaacaaaCTTATAGATATCTAATTCAAAACCCATTGCAAATGAACAAAACTGTAATCATAAttacaataaataaagaCAACATTACTCAAATTATtagttttataaaaaaaattgacaTATTAAATAGAATAAATATTCAAACATTAAATGATATTCCATTTGTAGacatagaaaaaaatatcgaaaaggaaaaaataaatgataatacaTTAGAACCCAAAAATAACGACAATACATTAGAACCCAAAAATAACGATAATACATTAGAACCCAAAAATAACGACAATACATTAGAACCCAAAAATAAcgataataattataaccAATTTAATGTTGGTAATTTACAagttgaaaatataaattatcttAATAATCCAGTTTTAtgtaataaagaaataatgtGGTTAGTTTCAgatattttaataacaacCCCAGATATATTTCttaattcatataaaaataatggattcaaaaaaaattcaaaagaAACTATAATTCCatctattataatttttgatGAAGTAGATATGCTTTTCCAAAATAATGCTTATAGAAATAcaataatgaatatttttcaaattataaaaaaaagaccagaaatatataacccacatataaatataagtgaacaaaatattgaaaatataaataaagaaatagacaaaattttattaaataattctaaagacaaaaaaaatgaattaaaaattgaTACAAATATTAGCCAAAATAatactttaaaaaataatgaacaaTCTTTTATTcaacttatttttatatcatctACTTTACCATCTGTTGGGCATACTACAGTTGGAAGTATGCTGAATGAAAGATTTAGTAATCTGGTTGATATAGTAAGttgtttaaattataaaattcctaaaaatatacaaacaCAATGGatagaattaaataaagaaaaaataattaatttatatttattcaatacacaagataaaaataataaaatcgAACAAAACTTACAAGATTTATctttatcaaataaaataaaccaACTAGAAAATTATTCATTTGAACATAGACTcgatattttaatttatattttaaaaaaatatcatgaGCTAACAATGGAACATATCAAAAATGGACAAAAagtaaaagaaaaaaatttaaacaaatttgagttaatatataaattcccaatttataaaacaattatatttgtaaataacataaaagattgttttaaaatatataattttttaaaaaaacataattggcctgtatatatttttcacaaaAATTTATCTATAAATTCTAGAATACAAAGCttacataatttttcaaatgCAACCATTGGAATATTAATAACTACTGATTTGTTAAGTAGAGGAATTGACACAAAAAATGTTgatcatataattaattttcattttccaaGTGATGTTATTACATATATCCATAGGCTTAGCAAAATAAATCGTTTAAACTCtgacataaaaaatttaaaattaaaaaaaaataacattacATCATCTCAAGACAGATTATTTTTAGTGACTAATTTGATTTCATCCACAAATATACAATTAGCTAattcaataaaaaattttgataataataatataagtttgttatcattattttctagaaaaaaatcttttaaaatgaaaaataaaagaaaagatTCTGAAACAGATGcaaacaaaaaatacataGATGTTGATTCAATTCAAAATATTGAATTAGACATTAATGATACGAAATTTAATCAAATGCTTCAAATTATTCCTAATGAAAAggataaaaaaagtaaaaccTCAACTATCTTTCCATCAACAAAccaacaaaataatatttcaaaatgtgaaaaaaacgATTATTGTCATAAAATTGAAACATATTCAAATTCGTCTACTACAGATACTACAACATCATCATATTCTATTGATTCGAAAAATCAACAGATTCAAGCTCCTTTTACAATGTTCTCTCTAAATCAAGATGAATACAAAAGTGATGACGAAAGTGATGAGGAATGtttcgaaaaaaatgatgctaactcaaaatataatatctaTCAGAATATAATATCTGATGTCAAACGGCCATATAAAGAAAGCCATAATTTTAGTAACAAATATTCtgagagaaaaaataataaatttcctTCATGGGACAATGTTCAATTTGATCATCAAAAATATGTGATTGAacgatttaaaaataaagaatgtCATTTGATGGGCCAGGTAAAAAGAGGAAAACTTATTTTGAACAATTTCGAAAGTAACAATAATGACGATGAgttgttgttttaa